In Trichocoleus desertorum NBK24, the following are encoded in one genomic region:
- a CDS encoding SemiSWEET transporter, producing the protein MEFTTTLGLIAGSLTTIAYLPQLIKTWKSKSADDLSWSMLITLCVGIVLWLVYGSYVHDIPVICANVVTLILSSIILGLKIRYKRSGELG; encoded by the coding sequence ATGGAATTTACCACCACACTAGGACTAATTGCAGGCAGTTTAACCACGATCGCCTACTTGCCCCAACTGATCAAAACTTGGAAATCTAAGTCAGCCGATGACCTTTCTTGGAGCATGCTGATCACGCTTTGCGTTGGGATTGTACTGTGGTTGGTTTACGGCAGTTATGTCCACGATATTCCAGTCATTTGCGCCAATGTCGTGACCCTAATTCTTTCCTCAATCATTTTGGGCCTCAAAATTCGTTACAAGCGGAGTGGGGAGTTGGGGTGA
- a CDS encoding metal-dependent hydrolase: MMAVPRIQVRPIHFRFPDTIERYWLGDSAYNTHLLNSLTLLLPDIEHYINHIIKQQLPHITDPQLRQQVRAFVAQESQHASQHTHFWKNLQQQGYRFEGYVRCAQGIWRGLTQHGSLALNLAIVAGLEHLTSLMAEIALTERFLDPAEPNLRALFEWHAAEEIEHQAVAFEVLQSATRNYGMRLLGLVISNLLMLGLMSWGIALLLQQDKKWGDRQVWQDLMQFWFFKEKLLFRAIVSGLHYARPAFHPSQKHNQALAVRVLDSLAPHPNSPLRL; this comes from the coding sequence ATGATGGCAGTCCCCAGAATTCAGGTACGTCCGATTCATTTCCGCTTTCCCGATACCATTGAGCGCTATTGGCTCGGTGACAGCGCTTACAATACTCATCTGCTAAATAGCTTGACGTTGCTGCTCCCTGACATCGAGCACTACATCAATCACATCATTAAGCAGCAATTACCTCACATTACTGACCCCCAACTTCGGCAACAGGTACGAGCCTTTGTTGCCCAGGAGTCTCAACACGCTAGCCAGCACACCCATTTTTGGAAAAATCTCCAACAACAAGGGTATCGCTTTGAGGGATATGTCCGTTGTGCCCAGGGGATTTGGCGAGGGCTGACGCAACATGGAAGTTTGGCCTTAAATTTAGCGATCGTGGCTGGGTTAGAGCACCTGACCTCGCTGATGGCCGAGATTGCCTTGACCGAACGCTTCCTCGATCCAGCAGAACCCAATCTCAGAGCGTTGTTTGAATGGCACGCTGCCGAAGAAATAGAACATCAAGCGGTAGCCTTTGAGGTGTTGCAATCTGCCACTCGTAATTATGGAATGCGCCTATTGGGTTTAGTCATCTCAAATCTTTTAATGCTGGGCCTGATGAGCTGGGGCATAGCACTGCTGTTGCAGCAAGACAAAAAATGGGGCGATCGCCAAGTTTGGCAAGACTTAATGCAATTTTGGTTCTTCAAGGAGAAGCTTTTGTTCAGGGCGATCGTCAGTGGGTTGCACTACGCTCGGCCTGCTTTTCATCCCTCTCAAAAACACAACCAAGCGCTAGCTGTGAGAGTGCTAGATTCCCTCGCTCCTCACCCCAACTCCCCACTCCGCTTGTAA
- a CDS encoding site-2 protease family protein, producing MNGTLRVGNLFGIPFYLHPSWFLVLGLVTWSYGSGLAAQFPSLVGLFPLLLGLFAALLLFASVLAHELGHSFVALRQGIGVKSISLFLFGGLANLEKESETPAEAFWVAIAGPAVSLAIFGVLSLVQIVSPISGPVSAVLGLVASINLALALFNLIPGLPLDGGNVLKALVWKITGNPYKGVAFASRVGQVIGWVAIASGLIPLLVFGSAANLWNLLIGWFLLKNAGQSAQYATVQSKLSGFTASDAVTPNGPVVQADWTLREFADWSLFHQMSWQRFLVTDTTGQLMGAIAVADLQQLPVERWATTQVWDVMQPINPDTTIQADQPLIEVVSLLEQQQLSALPVVRPNGVLVGLLEKAAILRLLQGNLQANPA from the coding sequence ATGAACGGCACTCTGCGCGTTGGTAACCTGTTTGGTATTCCGTTTTATCTCCATCCATCTTGGTTTTTGGTCTTAGGACTTGTCACTTGGAGCTATGGCAGTGGCTTGGCCGCTCAGTTTCCTAGTTTGGTTGGTTTATTCCCTTTACTGTTGGGGTTATTTGCAGCACTATTGCTGTTTGCCTCAGTTTTGGCTCACGAACTGGGTCATAGCTTTGTAGCCCTACGTCAGGGCATTGGCGTGAAGTCAATTTCTCTCTTTCTGTTTGGGGGTCTAGCTAATTTAGAGAAAGAATCCGAAACACCCGCCGAGGCATTTTGGGTGGCGATCGCGGGTCCCGCTGTCAGTCTCGCTATCTTTGGTGTGCTCAGCCTAGTTCAGATTGTTAGCCCTATTTCGGGTCCAGTATCCGCAGTCTTAGGACTGGTGGCTTCTATTAACTTGGCCTTAGCCCTATTCAACTTGATTCCTGGCTTGCCCTTGGATGGTGGCAACGTCCTCAAGGCGCTAGTTTGGAAGATTACTGGAAATCCCTATAAAGGGGTTGCCTTTGCCAGTCGCGTCGGACAAGTGATTGGTTGGGTGGCGATCGCCTCTGGTCTCATTCCTCTCTTAGTGTTCGGCAGCGCTGCAAACCTTTGGAACCTACTCATTGGTTGGTTCTTGCTAAAAAATGCAGGTCAATCGGCTCAGTACGCCACGGTGCAATCCAAGCTGTCTGGATTTACGGCATCTGATGCTGTTACACCGAATGGCCCAGTCGTGCAAGCTGACTGGACGCTGCGAGAATTTGCCGACTGGTCATTATTCCACCAGATGTCTTGGCAACGCTTTTTGGTCACAGATACCACCGGACAGTTGATGGGGGCGATCGCGGTGGCTGACTTACAGCAACTCCCCGTAGAGCGCTGGGCTACCACGCAAGTCTGGGATGTAATGCAACCCATTAATCCTGACACAACGATTCAAGCAGACCAGCCCCTGATCGAGGTGGTAAGTCTACTAGAGCAACAACAACTGTCAGCGTTACCCGTGGTTCGGCCTAATGGCGTGCTTGTAGGTCTGTTGGAAAAAGCAGCGATTCTACGCCTACTTCAGGGCAACCTCCAAGCTAATCCTGCTTAA
- a CDS encoding phosphomannose isomerase type II C-terminal cupin domain, translated as MIGNQNNEQTPTNSQLATTATTRMRNWGTVTALEEGKCYRINRIELQPGHHISTQMHYHRSEHWIVVSGTAKVICDGQEKILIEKQSTYVPMCMPHRVENPGVIPLVMIEVQNGEYLGEDDIIRFGDAEEG; from the coding sequence ATGATTGGCAACCAAAATAACGAGCAAACTCCCACCAACTCCCAGTTGGCAACGACAGCCACCACTCGAATGCGCAACTGGGGCACAGTGACTGCCTTGGAAGAAGGCAAGTGCTACCGGATCAACCGTATTGAACTGCAACCGGGGCATCACATCAGCACTCAGATGCACTATCACCGCAGCGAGCACTGGATTGTTGTCTCTGGAACCGCCAAGGTAATTTGCGACGGTCAGGAGAAAATCCTGATTGAAAAGCAATCAACCTATGTGCCGATGTGTATGCCGCACCGGGTCGAGAATCCGGGAGTGATTCCACTGGTGATGATTGAAGTGCAGAATGGCGAATATTTGGGAGAAGACGACATCATCCGCTTTGGAGATGCCGAAGAAGGATAA
- a CDS encoding TldD/PmbA family protein: MTLSMPPRTLLLSKELPTLQYNSTRDRFDETWQAPLSTLLGLGRAAGADFIEFFLERTNYISCLAEDDGISSIAPRLSTGAGVRVFRGKADCYVSTNDLTFTGLKAALEKGLSILGLHLPAPSAFVPEINLELLRDYATKKGKEAWLGGCSSMREMGDILLAANAQLQTKATHVQSRRAAYFRDWQEVLVAASDGTFARDIRLTQSVGYSLLCADGANRSSISQRVGDTSNPDFLRGWDYTATAEDVAESAGKMLYADYVESGTYPIIMANKFGGVIFHEACGHLLETTQIERKTTPFIDKKGEKIAHESLTAWDEGLSTDEFGTIDMDDEGMPAQRTLLIENGILKNFLSDRTGSIRTGHPRTGSGRRQSYTHAAASRMRNTYIAPGEHSVEDLFASIDKGIYCKKMGGGSVGPTGQFNFAVDEAYLIENGKVTKPLKGATLIGEAKEIMNKISMCSQDLGLAAGFCGSVSGSIYVTVGQPHIKVDSITVGGR, encoded by the coding sequence ATGACGTTATCGATGCCTCCAAGGACTTTGTTGCTCTCTAAAGAATTACCCACTCTCCAATACAACTCCACCCGCGATCGCTTTGATGAAACCTGGCAAGCTCCCCTCTCCACACTGTTAGGGCTAGGACGAGCAGCGGGTGCTGATTTTATCGAATTTTTCTTGGAGCGCACCAACTACATCAGCTGTCTAGCAGAAGATGACGGCATCAGCAGCATTGCGCCGCGCTTATCGACAGGTGCAGGCGTGCGGGTGTTTCGCGGTAAAGCCGACTGCTATGTCAGCACCAATGACCTGACTTTTACGGGCCTGAAAGCAGCGCTTGAAAAAGGCTTATCGATTTTAGGTTTGCATTTACCTGCGCCTAGCGCATTCGTTCCCGAAATCAACCTGGAACTGCTACGCGACTACGCCACCAAGAAAGGCAAAGAGGCTTGGCTCGGTGGTTGCAGTTCGATGCGAGAAATGGGAGATATTCTCTTAGCTGCGAATGCTCAACTGCAAACCAAGGCCACTCACGTCCAGTCTCGACGAGCAGCCTACTTCCGTGATTGGCAAGAAGTTTTAGTGGCAGCCAGTGACGGCACCTTTGCTAGAGATATTCGCCTGACTCAATCTGTCGGTTACAGCTTGCTCTGTGCGGATGGCGCGAACCGTTCTTCGATTAGTCAGCGGGTGGGCGACACCAGCAACCCTGACTTCCTGCGGGGTTGGGACTACACTGCCACGGCTGAAGATGTGGCAGAATCCGCTGGCAAGATGCTCTACGCCGACTATGTAGAATCGGGCACCTACCCAATCATCATGGCAAATAAGTTCGGTGGGGTGATCTTCCATGAAGCTTGCGGTCACTTGCTGGAAACTACTCAAATCGAGCGCAAGACTACTCCCTTCATTGACAAGAAAGGCGAAAAGATTGCTCATGAAAGCTTAACCGCTTGGGATGAAGGTCTATCTACCGACGAGTTTGGCACCATCGACATGGACGACGAAGGCATGCCCGCTCAACGGACGCTGTTGATTGAAAATGGCATCCTCAAGAACTTCCTGAGCGATCGCACGGGTTCTATCCGCACAGGCCATCCTCGTACAGGCAGTGGTCGTCGCCAAAGCTATACCCATGCAGCGGCGTCCCGGATGAGAAACACCTACATTGCCCCTGGTGAACACTCCGTTGAAGATTTGTTTGCTTCGATCGACAAAGGCATTTATTGCAAGAAGATGGGTGGCGGCAGTGTTGGCCCTACCGGACAATTCAACTTCGCCGTGGATGAGGCCTATCTGATCGAAAACGGCAAAGTCACCAAGCCACTCAAAGGCGCAACCTTGATCGGGGAAGCCAAGGAAATCATGAACAAGATCTCCATGTGCTCTCAAGATTTGGGTTTAGCAGCAGGCTTCTGCGGCTCGGTCAGTGGCAGCATTTATGTCACTGTTGGCCAACCTCACATCAAGGTGGATTCGATCACGGTCGGTGGTCGTTAG